The Syntrophotalea acetylenivorans genome contains the following window.
TTCATTGTCATAACAACTCTTCTTTGGTGGCAGGCTTAAAGCACAGCCCGAATGGAAGTTGACAAAGCCGTGTCGACAACCCAGAGAAAAACGGCCGAGACAAGCACGAGCACAATAACTGCCAGAGTGGAGGCATAAGTGTCTCTCTGTGAAGGCCAGGTGACTTTACTCAACTCACTCTTTGCAGAAGCAAGAAATTCACTGACTT
Protein-coding sequences here:
- the secE gene encoding preprotein translocase subunit SecE; the encoded protein is MRHLLWELRVFDKVSEFLASAKSELSKVTWPSQRDTYASTLAVIVLVLVSAVFLWVVDTALSTSIRAVL